ATGAAACATACGTACAATCGGAACCCATTTTAAAAGGAAACAAgagatatattgaattgtttgAGCCTTACTAGCACGAAATTAGTACCCTTTCTCGACTAGATCGGAGCCCTGATCTCTATCACCAGCAAAGTATTAAATTGAACCCAATATACAGTCAAATCCAACAAGATAATCACATACACAAAACTCTAATGTAAGAGGAAAGGATGGAATATTAATGGAAATACCCACATAAATAATAACTGGGGAGCCTCGGATTCGTGGTAGTTGTGGACGCCGGAAATGGAAATGCGGACTGCAGCTGCTTGACCGAATGCGTCAGACTGGGGAACTCGAACAGAAATGGGTAGTGCTCTCCATTCAAGTTTTTGTTACAttcctgctttttttttttttaaatatataaatacactgTATGACACATGGCATGCCACGTCAAGCGGGAACAGCCAACGGTGGCTGCAGAAGAACTCGTACTGGAGCAGCGAGGAGCAGAGTAGAAGGACTATGTCGACCCAGAACCCTACGAAATGGCGGTTCACATGGGAAGCTCAATCTCACGTCCCAATCCTTCGGTTATTCATCTTCGATTCGTACACTAATCCTTCCACTCAGTGCCATAATCTCAAGGTCCATCTAAATCTTTCTAAATCTCTGGTACTCGTTAGCTTCTTCGAAGACCTTGAAGTCTCGCTTAGGGTTCCGGCTCCTAGGGTTTTGATCGACTCCGAAACTCCGGTGAGTTTCCGAGCCTTAGATGATCACATTGAGGTCAAGCTTGTCCTGCTTCTTCCGGTGGATCATCCAATCGTTACGAGCTTCGACTCCGTGTTCAACTTGTCCCAAGGCAACGAAATCTCGTTCTACGATGCATCGAAGCAGCTAGAAATGGACTCTGGTGATCTTTGTATTCTGCATCTACTTAATACTTCCAATATTTGTGAAATTAGGATGCGTTTGGTTGCTGAAAATTTAGTGATTTGGGAAAGCAAAATCATGATATATGAATCGCCATTTGGAAATTGTTGTATATTTATTCAGCGTGgctttttcatttttgggtTTCGAGAGATGTAAAAAGAATGGACCTTTTGCTCTGCCCATATTTGTAGTTCTTCTTCTTAACTTGACCGTCGTATACTTCATCGTCCTACTGAAATGCCTATTCTTGGTGTTATGGTTTTGTGGTTCAGATCTGAAGATTCTGTGTTCTGGTGGAGGAGTTCATTTTTACTGTAGAAGTTGCTCGTTTAAGCTGACAAAAAATCATATCAGGTGACTTTTGTTTACGACGTttaattgcatatttttatCACTATTTTCACTTGTCGCTACTATTTATTTATGAAGACACACCATACCACCCTATCTACACCATCCCAGTAATCTGTTCGTACCACCCCACTACACGCTACCAACGTAATTATTCCTATTTGGCACCAATTTCTGTTTTGAACCTGCATTGGGCTGCATGTTCCATGCCTCTGAACTTCCTGAAAGAGAACGAACAGATAAGCATCCGatggtttctttgtttttctcttttttggtgAGAAGCTGCAGATATTTAGTGtaaaagggaaattgaagaATAATATGTTCAGTCTTGACTGGTGGTGGCCGATAAAATTTTTCTAGTTAAATAAAATCTCGAgttgataagaaaataaattcgtTCCAATTGGCCATGGCAGGTTATtggctttcattttttttttataagtaagatgtaaattttatagtaagatgtaaattttattgatatgaattAAATAGGCAAAACCCATGTACACCGGAAGTATATAAACAAACACCTAAGTTTGTTGGCTTTCATTACACCTTACTTATTGTTTGTCCTAGAAGTAAAAAGTTCTTATATGTGCTACCTGGAGTTAGTAACCTGCATTCAAACAATTCAATTCCTCCTgacttctattttttatttaaaaaagatgtTAATCCTTATGTGTAGAAATTTTGTTGAAATGCCGTCAGTCGATTGGAGAGAGGTGGCTGATAACTGGTTTGGGACTTGCTGTTGTTCCTTTGGAGGTGTAAGTGAGAAGTTGGTGACTAGATATGCAAATGCCTACACATGTGTTGAGGGTACTTGCCAATTGAATTCAACAACCATTACCATTTCCAAGAATGATCTTGTGGAATGGAAATTCCCTGATTGGGTTGGATGCCAGCGTAATTTTTCTGGACCAGATTTCAAACACGACGATGGAGTCAGTGAAGCTATTCTAGATTCTGGAAGTAAGTGTGCAGGAATCAAAACCTGTGATGATTCCAGTGAGGAAATGTGCGCTTCTAAAGGAAAACCAAGGTTCATGCATTATGAGAATGAAAATAttgcttcaaaattcaaatgtgGAGTTAAGGAGGAAGAAACTAATGATGATGCTTCCTTTTTATTGTTGCCAGAACCAAATCTCTCTAAAGATGTGGCATCGGCACCTGGTTGTTGTGGTCATATTAAAAGCCAAGCTCTGAATCATATGGATGAAGGTTGCACACATCATGTGTTTGAGACTAAGGAGATCAGTGAAAATCAGAAATGTTTGCTCAATGGCTTTCTTGGGAATATATTCATGGTTAGATCCTTCAATCAGTCGGCTGATATTGAGTGGATTGAATATGTTTGCCCTCATTGTTCATCTCTTCTTGGAGCTTACCCATGTGGAAATGGTTCTGGGCCTATAGATCTTGGAGTTCGGTTATTTAAATGTTATATTTCCACTTGTTTGCCAGTTGGGGGATCGGGAGATTCATTCAGGTATCCACATAATGATCTACAATTCAAGTTctaatatgttttaaataagtAATGTGCTAGTATGTTTTAGTATGATTAAGTTTTTAGACAGCTATGTATATCTATATGATTCAGTggtggtttattttttttatatatgtaaagtGGTTGTGGTTTAATTATAAAGATCATCTAATTAGTTAGCTATTCATCTTTACTCCTTGATCAGAAAAGGTTCTGCAAAACTTTGTACTTCTTCAATTGGCAAGTATTCTTTGAGGTGTCAAGTGATTGTTAAAGTTCTAAAGTTAGGACTGAAACCTAGGAAGATGAGCATGATATGGAGCCGTAGGCAGTGGACTAGAGTGCAAATGATGCCAAGTAGCAATAAGATTGTACCTCAAGGAAAACTATTTAAGAATCCATAAAGACGAGCTCTTTTTGTAACTGCATGTGTACATTTGAATCTGAGGGTAACATCATTTACTATGTACGTTCTGACACTCTTAACCTTCAAAGAAGACAAATTTCCTACAAAGCATAGATCGCAAGATATCATTGTGAGAAGAAGGATAAGTTCTCATGGTGCTGCATGCATCTTTAGACAAATTCCTTTTATGCAACATGCATGCTCgtgattccccccccccccccaaggaGTAATTGAGAAGGAAGAATTGGATTTATAATCCTCTTGACTATTGTTACAGTAACAAAATTTCAGCACATAAATTTTGTTGTTCTTTTGACAGGAAGTATACCTTGGAAAGAATGTTTACAAATCAACTACTGGAAAGTGCAAAGGATGAATCATCATATCGGACTGTGGTCAGGGATGTGAAAACAAAATCCCCCTTGCTGCAAATCGTTCTTCTGAATCCAAATTCTTGGTGCTTTACTGGTTACTGTTTGGGCGCAGACGAGAACACCGGATCAGTTTTGAATATAAATCTGCAGCCTGTTATCAAAGTGCTATTTTCTGACTGCAACAACAGTTCGGAATCCAAATCAAGGTTGGATAATTCATTTTACTTTTTTGGTATCTGCTTTCTTCACTCCTTAACCATTACTGAATAACACGGGAAGGGCAGGGGGGTTCAATTGAAAGCCTATATCTTCCATTCTTGTGTTAATAATAGTGTAAAATCAACAGAAAGTGTTGCTACATTTTTGCTCACTCTGACATTGTTGGCACAGACAAAGCAGCAAGCACTTTGTATGTGGAGATGTCTGTTTGTCCTCATGAAGCACTCAAGTTTAATCTGCATTATTTAGATATTCAACAAAACGTGCATTCCTCTTTATCCTGTCAAGTAGTCATTATGTGCCGTGTTTTGCTTCAGCTTGGTGTATTATGGTTTATCTAAATTC
This genomic window from Carya illinoinensis cultivar Pawnee chromosome 7, C.illinoinensisPawnee_v1, whole genome shotgun sequence contains:
- the LOC122315486 gene encoding uncharacterized protein LOC122315486 isoform X2; this translates as MSTQNPTKWRFTWEAQSHVPILRLFIFDSYTNPSTQCHNLKVHLNLSKSLVLVSFFEDLEVSLRVPAPRVLIDSETPVSFRALDDHIEVKLVLLLPVDHPIVTSFDSVFNLSQGNEISFYDASKQLEMDSDLKILCSGGGVHFYCRSCSFKLTKNHIRNFVEMPSVDWREVADNWFGTCCCSFGGVSEKLVTRYANAYTCVEGTCQLNSTTITISKNDLVEWKFPDWVGCQRNFSGPDFKHDDGVSEAILDSGKPNLSKDVASAPGCCGHIKSQALNHMDEGCTHHVFETKEISENQKCLLNGFLGNIFMVRSFNQSADIEWIEYVCPHCSSLLGAYPCGNGSGPIDLGVRLFKCYISTCLPVGGSGDSFRKYTLERMFTNQLLESAKDESSYRTVVRDVKTKSPLLQIVLLNPNSWCFTGYCLGADENTGSVLNINLQPVIKVLFSDCNNSSESKSRMIEDWETKNLADEVFMLTRQIKELIKSLVSRKDILPPSFSCLQGLSLSSMQR
- the LOC122315486 gene encoding uncharacterized protein LOC122315486 isoform X1 is translated as MSTQNPTKWRFTWEAQSHVPILRLFIFDSYTNPSTQCHNLKVHLNLSKSLVLVSFFEDLEVSLRVPAPRVLIDSETPVSFRALDDHIEVKLVLLLPVDHPIVTSFDSVFNLSQGNEISFYDASKQLEMDSDLKILCSGGGVHFYCRSCSFKLTKNHIRNFVEMPSVDWREVADNWFGTCCCSFGGVSEKLVTRYANAYTCVEGTCQLNSTTITISKNDLVEWKFPDWVGCQRNFSGPDFKHDDGVSEAILDSGSKCAGIKTCDDSSEEMCASKGKPRFMHYENENIASKFKCGVKEEETNDDASFLLLPEPNLSKDVASAPGCCGHIKSQALNHMDEGCTHHVFETKEISENQKCLLNGFLGNIFMVRSFNQSADIEWIEYVCPHCSSLLGAYPCGNGSGPIDLGVRLFKCYISTCLPVGGSGDSFRKYTLERMFTNQLLESAKDESSYRTVVRDVKTKSPLLQIVLLNPNSWCFTGYCLGADENTGSVLNINLQPVIKVLFSDCNNSSESKSRMIEDWETKNLADEVFMLTRQIKELIKSLVSRKDILPPSFSCLQGLSLSSMQR